A single Glycine soja cultivar W05 chromosome 14, ASM419377v2, whole genome shotgun sequence DNA region contains:
- the LOC114383936 gene encoding 18S rRNA (guanine-N(7))-methyltransferase RID2-like encodes MDHRHNSNFQCPVFDETITKKTISYMALIGDDEEEMVDSDDGDDMDSEDLVKITAEVVDFRRPYVVLRRLRELVLEQAKSHASTTCHRASRIVQIQATLSERALELLALPDDDIPNLPFDIGCGSGLSGETILENGHHWIRLDISASMLNVAVEREVEGDLLLGDMGQGLGIRPGVMDGAISISAV; translated from the exons ATGGACCATCGCCACAATAGTAACTTTCAGTGCCCCGTATTTGATGAGACAATCACCAAGAAAACCATCAGCTACATG GCACTCATTGGTGATGATGAGGAGGAGATGGTCGATTCTGATGATGGTGATGACATGGACTCGGAGGACTTAGTGAAGATCACTGCTGAGGTTGTTGATTTTAGGAGGCCTTATGTCGTTTTAAGGAG GTTGAGGGAGCTGGTGTTGGAGCAAGCAAAAAGCCATGCCTCAACTACGTGCCACAGAGCTTCCCGTATTGTTCAAATTCAG GCAACTCTGTCAGAGAGAGCTCTTGAACTACTTGCTTTGCCTGATGACGACATTCCTAACTTACCCTTTGATATcg GTTGTGGATCGGGACTTAGCGGTGAGACAATCTTGGAGAATGGACACCATTGGATTAGGCTTGATATTTCAGCATCAATGCTTA ATGTTGCGGTGGAGCGAGAGGTTGAGGGTGACCTTTTACTTGGTGACATGGGTCAG GGTCTAGGAATTCGTCCTGGAGTTATGGATGGGGCCATCAGTATATCTGCTGTTTAG